A single window of Buchnera aphidicola (Cinara kochiana kochiana) DNA harbors:
- the rpsG gene encoding 30S ribosomal protein S7, with the protein MPRRRIIGQRKILPDPKFSSELLAKFINILMINGKKSIAENIVYSALSVLSKKLKKKELDIFILALDNVKPSVEVKSRRVGGSTYQVPIEVRPTRKNALAMRWIVAAARKRIDKSMSVRLSNELLDAIENKGLAVRKREEVHKMADANKAFAHYRW; encoded by the coding sequence ATGCCTCGTCGCCGTATAATAGGTCAACGTAAAATTTTACCTGATCCTAAATTTTCTTCAGAATTATTAGCTAAATTTATTAATATATTAATGATTAATGGTAAAAAATCTATTGCAGAAAATATTGTTTATTCTGCTCTATCAGTTTTATCCAAAAAATTAAAAAAAAAAGAATTAGATATTTTTATACTTGCATTAGATAATGTTAAACCTTCTGTAGAAGTAAAATCGCGTCGTGTTGGGGGATCAACTTATCAAGTACCTATAGAAGTTCGTCCGACAAGAAAAAATGCTTTAGCAATGCGCTGGATTGTAGCTGCTGCTCGTAAACGTATAGATAAATCGATGTCAGTTCGATTATCAAATGAATTATTGGATGCTATAGAAAATAAAGGTTTAGCTGTACGAAAACGTGAAGAAGTTCATAAAATGGCTGATGCTAACAAAGCCTTTGCGCACTATCGTTGGTAA
- the rpsL gene encoding 30S ribosomal protein S12: protein MSTINQLVRHPRLRKLVKTNVPALSGCPQKRGVCIRVYTTTPKKPNSALRKVCRVRLTNGYEVTAYIGGEGHNLQEHSVILIRGGRVKDLPGVRYHVVRGSLDCSGVKDRRKSRSKYGVKKLKV from the coding sequence ATGTCTACAATCAATCAATTAGTTCGTCATCCTAGACTAAGAAAATTAGTAAAAACTAATGTACCTGCATTGTCAGGTTGTCCCCAAAAAAGGGGTGTATGTATACGAGTATATACTACAACCCCAAAAAAACCAAATTCTGCTCTAAGAAAAGTATGCCGTGTTCGACTAACTAATGGTTATGAAGTTACAGCATATATTGGAGGAGAAGGTCATAATTTACAAGAACATTCTGTTATTTTAATTCGCGGAGGTAGAGTAAAGGATTTACCCGGTGTTCGATATCATGTTGTAAGAGGATCTTTAGATTGTTCTGGTGTTAAAGACCGAAGAAAAAGTCGATCAAAATATGGTGTTAAAAAATTAAAAGTATAA
- the tusB gene encoding sulfurtransferase complex subunit TusB has translation MLHILLNSPYNISVSSLLSFSSIFDDLICIQDGVLLSVINNFYYKKIYNNFNLVYFLKDDLSARGLLEIAKKNHLIMSNYQNFVYLTAGHNTNMTW, from the coding sequence ATGTTGCATATTTTATTAAATTCTCCGTACAACATATCTGTATCTTCTTTATTGTCATTTAGTTCAATATTTGATGATTTAATTTGTATTCAAGATGGTGTATTACTAAGTGTAATAAATAATTTTTATTATAAAAAAATATATAATAATTTTAATTTAGTCTATTTTTTAAAAGATGATTTATCGGCAAGAGGATTATTAGAAATAGCTAAAAAAAATCATTTAATTATGTCAAATTATCAAAATTTTGTTTATTTAACTGCCGGTCATAATACAAATATGACTTGGTAA
- the ssb gene encoding single-stranded DNA-binding protein — MASRGVNKVILIGYLGQNPDVRYMPNGGAVVNINIATSDVWKDKNTGETKEKTEWHRVVLFGKIAEISGQYLKKGSQVYIEGSLHTRKWKDQNGLDRYTTEIVVSVTGSMQMLGSRNTNSTSSLSDSEMQQDISHENSLSKLIPSEQVSHNISDEFQNKSHLIDTTSKIDFDDEDIPF, encoded by the coding sequence ATGGCAAGTAGAGGCGTAAACAAAGTAATTTTAATTGGTTACTTAGGACAAAATCCAGATGTACGATACATGCCCAATGGAGGCGCGGTAGTAAACATTAATATAGCAACTTCTGATGTGTGGAAAGATAAAAATACTGGTGAAACAAAAGAAAAAACCGAATGGCATCGTGTTGTTTTATTTGGAAAAATTGCTGAAATTTCTGGTCAATATTTAAAAAAAGGATCACAAGTTTATATTGAAGGATCTTTACATACTCGTAAATGGAAAGACCAAAACGGGCTTGATCGTTATACTACGGAAATAGTAGTGAGTGTAACTGGTTCTATGCAAATGTTGGGATCGCGTAATACGAATAGTACATCATCATTGTCTGATTCGGAGATGCAACAAGATATATCTCATGAAAATTCTTTATCTAAATTAATACCTTCAGAACAAGTATCTCACAATATTTCTGATGAATTTCAGAATAAATCTCATTTAATAGATACTACTTCTAAGATTGATTTTGATGATGAAGATATTCCTTTTTAA
- the rpe gene encoding ribulose-phosphate 3-epimerase produces MKKFLIVPSILSANFCHLGREIKTMMHAGCNLIHFDVMDNHYVPNLTMGPMILESIKKNKIQVLFDVHLMASPVDSLIPLFYDLNVKFITVHPESTIHLDKTIQLIKKIGCGVGIALNPATSLHYLDYIMGDVDLILIMTVNPGFGGQTFLPYILKKIQQVRYLIDKNKKSVILSVDGGINLSNIVQIIQSGADYIVIGSALFHSQNYLQAIQDFKDIVV; encoded by the coding sequence ATGAAAAAGTTTTTAATTGTTCCGTCTATTTTATCTGCAAATTTTTGTCATTTAGGGCGTGAAATAAAGACTATGATGCATGCTGGATGTAATTTAATTCATTTCGATGTGATGGATAACCATTATGTTCCTAATTTAACTATGGGTCCTATGATATTAGAGTCAATTAAAAAGAATAAAATTCAAGTTTTATTTGATGTACATTTAATGGCTTCTCCTGTAGACTCTTTAATTCCGTTATTTTATGATTTAAATGTCAAATTTATTACTGTTCATCCAGAATCTACTATTCATTTAGATAAAACGATACAATTAATTAAAAAAATTGGCTGTGGAGTTGGTATAGCTTTAAATCCTGCTACTTCTTTACATTATTTGGATTATATAATGGGTGATGTAGATTTAATTTTAATTATGACAGTAAATCCGGGTTTTGGCGGTCAAACATTTTTACCGTATATTTTAAAAAAAATTCAACAGGTACGATATTTAATTGATAAAAATAAAAAGAGCGTTATATTATCGGTTGATGGAGGTATTAATTTATCAAATATTGTTCAGATAATTCAGTCAGGTGCCGACTATATAGTGATTGGGTCTGCTCTTTTCCATTCTCAGAATTATTTACAGGCTATACAAGATTTTAAAGATATTGTTGTTTAA
- the aroK gene encoding shikimate kinase AroK → MDEYKKKNIFLVGPMGAGKSTIGRHLSRVLNMKFYDSDVEIERRTGVDIAWVFDVEGESEFRIREEKIINELTNKTGIILSTGGGSIISIKSRNCLISRGIVIYLRTTVEEQLIRTRLDKKRPLLSHVHSKNEKILRLLSKIRDPIYQNISDFIVDTQNQSISLITSSIIRYFYHISNNVN, encoded by the coding sequence ATGGATGAATATAAGAAAAAAAATATTTTTTTAGTTGGTCCTATGGGAGCAGGTAAAAGTACTATTGGTCGTCATTTATCTCGTGTTTTGAATATGAAATTTTATGATTCTGATGTTGAAATTGAAAGAAGAACAGGAGTAGACATAGCTTGGGTTTTTGATGTAGAAGGTGAATCCGAATTTCGTATACGAGAAGAAAAAATTATTAATGAATTAACTAATAAAACAGGTATAATATTGTCTACAGGCGGTGGATCAATAATTTCTATAAAATCAAGAAATTGTTTAATTTCTAGAGGAATTGTTATATATCTTCGAACAACAGTGGAAGAGCAATTAATTAGAACACGTTTAGATAAAAAAAGACCATTGTTATCGCATGTTCATAGTAAAAATGAAAAAATATTGAGATTATTATCAAAAATACGAGATCCAATATATCAGAATATTTCTGATTTTATAGTTGACACACAAAATCAAAGTATATCGTTAATTACATCTAGCATTATACGATATTTTTATCATATTAGTAATAATGTTAATTAA
- the fusA gene encoding elongation factor G: MVRITPITRYRNIGISAHIDAGKTTTTERILFYTGINHKIGEVHDGAATMDWMVQEQERGITITSAATTTFWAGMANQFLAHRINIIDTPGHVDFTIEVERSMRILDGVVMIYCAVGGVQPQSETVWRQANKYKVPRIAFVNKMDRMGADFLKVVDQIHIRLNTIAVPIQLAVGAEENFQGVVDLVKMKAIKWSEKDQGITFKYLDIPEELASVSKKWHMNLIEIAAEANDELMEKYLQNEYLQEKDIKKGLRIRALKNEITLITCGSAFKNKGVQALLDAIIDYLPSPQDIDNTEEFIKDNDHVNSSRRSDDTQPFSALAFKIASDAFVGNLTFFRVYSGVVRSGDVVLNSVKNHTERFGRIVQMHANKREEIKEVRAGDIAAAIGLKNVTTGDTLCDVKYPTVLEKMDFPEPVISIAVEPKTKVDQEKMGLALNRLAKEDPSFRVWTDQESNQTIVAGMGELHLEIIIDRMKREFKVDANIGKPQVAYRETILKKVFDVAGKHIKQSGGRGQYGHVVIDIFPLQSNNSGYSFINDIKGGVIPGEYISAIDKGIQEQLKSGPLAGYPVVDIGVRLHDGSYHDVDSSELAFKLAASYAFKLAFKQANPILLEPIMQVEVETPEEYMGDVIGDINRRRGIIEGMGDDAIGGKNIKAYIPLSEMFGYATDLRSQTQGRASYSMEFMKYTEAPHTICDSIISNRQI, translated from the coding sequence ATGGTACGTATAACACCGATTACTCGATATCGAAATATCGGTATCAGTGCACACATTGACGCTGGTAAAACAACCACCACAGAACGTATATTATTCTATACTGGAATTAATCATAAAATTGGTGAAGTTCATGATGGTGCTGCTACAATGGATTGGATGGTACAAGAACAAGAGCGTGGCATTACTATTACTTCAGCAGCAACTACTACTTTTTGGGCAGGTATGGCTAATCAATTTTTAGCGCATAGAATTAATATTATTGATACTCCCGGACATGTTGACTTTACTATTGAAGTAGAAAGATCAATGAGAATATTAGATGGAGTTGTAATGATTTATTGTGCAGTTGGTGGTGTTCAACCTCAATCAGAAACTGTGTGGAGACAAGCTAATAAATATAAGGTACCCAGGATTGCTTTTGTAAATAAAATGGATCGAATGGGTGCTGATTTTTTAAAAGTAGTAGATCAAATTCATATACGATTAAATACTATAGCAGTTCCTATTCAATTGGCTGTTGGTGCAGAAGAAAATTTTCAAGGTGTTGTTGACTTAGTGAAAATGAAAGCAATTAAATGGTCTGAAAAAGATCAAGGTATAACTTTTAAGTATTTAGATATTCCGGAAGAATTAGCGTCTGTTTCTAAAAAATGGCACATGAATTTAATAGAGATTGCAGCTGAAGCGAATGATGAGTTGATGGAAAAATATTTACAAAACGAGTATTTACAAGAAAAAGATATTAAAAAAGGATTAAGAATTAGAGCTTTAAAGAATGAGATTACATTAATAACATGCGGATCAGCTTTTAAAAATAAAGGCGTACAAGCATTATTAGATGCAATTATCGATTATTTACCTTCACCTCAAGATATTGATAATACTGAAGAATTTATAAAAGATAATGACCATGTCAATAGTAGTCGTAGATCTGATGATACACAACCTTTTTCTGCTTTAGCTTTTAAAATTGCGTCTGATGCTTTTGTTGGAAATTTAACTTTTTTTCGTGTCTACTCAGGGGTTGTTCGGTCTGGAGATGTAGTTTTAAATTCTGTAAAAAATCATACTGAACGGTTTGGTCGAATTGTTCAAATGCACGCAAATAAACGTGAGGAAATTAAAGAGGTACGAGCAGGAGATATTGCTGCAGCTATAGGTTTAAAAAATGTTACGACCGGAGATACATTGTGTGATGTAAAGTATCCTACTGTTTTAGAAAAAATGGATTTTCCGGAACCAGTCATTTCAATTGCTGTAGAACCCAAAACAAAAGTAGATCAAGAAAAAATGGGATTAGCGTTAAATAGATTAGCTAAAGAAGATCCTTCTTTTCGCGTATGGACAGATCAAGAATCTAACCAGACTATTGTAGCTGGAATGGGAGAATTGCATCTAGAAATTATTATTGATCGTATGAAACGTGAATTTAAAGTAGATGCTAATATAGGAAAACCACAAGTTGCATATCGTGAAACGATTTTAAAAAAAGTATTTGATGTTGCTGGTAAACATATAAAACAATCAGGAGGAAGAGGTCAGTATGGACATGTTGTAATTGATATTTTTCCTTTACAATCCAATAATTCCGGATATTCTTTTATAAATGATATTAAAGGTGGTGTAATTCCAGGAGAATATATTTCTGCGATTGATAAAGGTATTCAAGAACAGTTAAAATCAGGTCCTTTAGCTGGATATCCTGTTGTAGATATTGGGGTTCGTTTACATGATGGTTCATATCACGATGTTGATTCTTCTGAATTAGCTTTTAAATTAGCGGCTTCTTATGCATTTAAATTAGCGTTTAAGCAAGCTAATCCGATTTTATTAGAGCCCATTATGCAAGTAGAAGTAGAAACTCCGGAAGAATATATGGGTGATGTAATTGGAGATATTAATCGACGACGCGGAATTATTGAAGGAATGGGTGACGATGCTATTGGCGGTAAAAATATTAAGGCGTATATTCCGTTATCAGAAATGTTTGGTTATGCAACTGATTTACGGTCTCAAACACAGGGTAGAGCTTCTTATTCTATGGAATTTATGAAATATACAGAAGCGCCTCATACCATTTGCGATTCAATTATTTCGAATCGACAAATTTAA
- the trpS gene encoding tryptophan--tRNA ligase, with translation MLNVKKQDVMFTGIQPTGLLTLGNYCGTMCNWKIIQKKYQCFFCIADLHALTTRSYDHSIKYNFSANILDMVALYLACGVSPYDSIIFVQSHVYTHSQLYWILSNFVYFGELSRMTQFKKKISTYKKNINLSLFCYPVLMAADILLYQTNYVSVGSDQKQHVELVKKIARRFNSIYGDVFIIPDILITSRECKIMALQEPTKKMSKSDNNKNNTIFLLDNLDVIRLKLLQSLTDSDPLSRIKYNIYDKPGISNLLSILSFLTQQNISALEYEFKNYRYFDFKKQLSDIVCDTISKIQKLYFKFREDENYLIDILKFGAKKSLIYSKKNLFSVLQVLDL, from the coding sequence ATGTTGAATGTTAAAAAGCAAGATGTAATGTTTACAGGAATTCAACCAACAGGATTACTTACTCTTGGTAATTATTGTGGAACTATGTGTAACTGGAAAATTATACAAAAAAAGTATCAATGTTTTTTTTGTATTGCTGATTTGCATGCTTTAACTACCAGGAGCTATGATCATTCAATAAAATATAATTTTTCAGCTAATATACTAGATATGGTAGCGCTCTATTTGGCTTGCGGGGTTAGTCCATACGATAGTATAATTTTTGTACAGTCTCATGTTTATACACATAGTCAGTTATATTGGATTTTAAGTAATTTTGTATATTTTGGTGAATTATCACGTATGACGCAATTTAAAAAAAAAATATCCACGTATAAAAAAAATATTAATTTATCGTTGTTTTGTTATCCTGTACTAATGGCTGCAGATATTTTATTATACCAAACAAATTATGTTTCTGTTGGTTCAGATCAAAAACAGCATGTTGAATTAGTTAAAAAAATTGCTCGTCGTTTTAATTCTATATATGGAGATGTTTTTATTATTCCGGATATTTTAATTACATCACGAGAATGTAAAATTATGGCTTTACAAGAACCAACAAAAAAAATGTCCAAATCAGATAACAATAAAAATAATACAATTTTTTTATTGGATAATCTTGATGTAATACGATTAAAGTTATTACAGTCATTGACTGATTCAGATCCTTTATCTCGTATAAAATATAATATTTATGATAAACCCGGAATTTCTAATTTGTTATCAATTTTATCTTTTTTAACACAACAAAATATTTCTGCACTTGAATATGAATTTAAAAATTATCGATATTTTGATTTTAAAAAACAATTATCGGATATTGTATGTGATACAATTTCAAAAATACAAAAGTTGTATTTTAAGTTTCGAGAAGACGAAAACTATTTAATTGATATTCTTAAATTTGGTGCAAAAAAATCGTTAATTTATAGTAAAAAAAATTTATTTAGTGTTTTACAAGTATTAGATTTATAA
- the tusD gene encoding sulfurtransferase complex subunit TusD: MSYIILVTGLPYGTQNAITAFLFIKSIILLNFCIKKVFFYASGVYNANCMMYPPEHEFNILQGWINLKKKYKIPLCVCPSSAYRRGILLNEFVSDAEKIKENFSSSFQWMTLSELSYSMHDCDRIIQF; this comes from the coding sequence ATGAGTTATATTATTCTTGTAACTGGTTTACCTTATGGAACTCAAAATGCTATAACTGCTTTTTTATTTATTAAATCAATTATTTTATTAAATTTTTGTATCAAAAAAGTTTTTTTTTATGCTTCAGGCGTATATAACGCTAATTGTATGATGTATCCTCCAGAACATGAATTTAATATATTACAGGGATGGATAAATTTAAAAAAAAAATATAAAATTCCATTATGTGTATGTCCTAGTTCTGCTTATAGGAGAGGAATTTTACTGAATGAATTTGTTAGTGACGCTGAAAAGATTAAGGAGAATTTTTCTTCTTCGTTTCAATGGATGACTTTAAGTGAATTATCGTACTCAATGCATGATTGTGATCGTATTATACAATTCTAA
- the tuf gene encoding elongation factor Tu, with translation MSKEKFNRSKPHINVGTIGHVDHGKTTLTAAITTVLSNRFGGTACAFDQIDNAPEEKARGITINTSHVEYDTKIRHYAHVDCPGHADYIKNMITGAAQMDGAILVVAATDGPMPQTREHILLGRQVGVPHIIVFLNKCDMVDDEELLELVEMEVRDLLTQYDFPGDDIPIVRGSALKALEGEKIWEDKIIELANYLDTYIPVPVRAIDEPFLLPIEDVFSISGRGTVVTGRIERGIIKVGEEIEIVGIKSTTKTICTGVEMFRKLLDEGRAGENVGILLRGTKRDDIERGQVLAKPGTIHPHLKFESEVYVLSKEEGGRHTPFFKGYRPQFYFRTTDVTGSIELPENVEMVMPGDNIKMVVNLIHPIAMAEGLRFAIREGGRTVGAGVVTKVIA, from the coding sequence ATGTCAAAAGAAAAATTTAATCGTTCTAAGCCTCATATTAATGTAGGAACTATTGGACATGTAGACCACGGTAAGACTACTTTAACTGCCGCAATTACTACTGTTTTATCTAATCGATTTGGCGGGACAGCTTGTGCTTTTGATCAGATTGATAATGCTCCTGAAGAAAAAGCTAGAGGAATTACTATTAATACATCACATGTTGAATATGATACTAAAATTCGCCATTATGCTCATGTAGATTGTCCCGGTCACGCAGATTATATAAAAAACATGATTACTGGTGCTGCTCAAATGGATGGAGCAATATTGGTAGTAGCGGCAACTGATGGTCCTATGCCTCAAACTAGAGAACATATTTTGTTAGGTAGACAAGTGGGTGTACCTCACATCATCGTTTTTTTAAATAAATGTGATATGGTAGATGATGAAGAATTATTAGAATTAGTAGAAATGGAAGTTCGTGATTTATTGACACAATATGATTTTCCTGGAGATGATATTCCAATAGTTCGCGGATCAGCGTTAAAAGCTTTAGAGGGTGAAAAGATTTGGGAGGATAAAATTATTGAGTTAGCAAATTATCTAGATACATATATTCCTGTACCAGTTAGAGCAATTGACGAACCTTTTTTGTTACCCATAGAAGATGTTTTTTCTATTTCTGGAAGAGGTACAGTAGTAACTGGACGTATTGAACGAGGTATTATTAAAGTAGGTGAAGAAATTGAAATTGTTGGAATTAAATCTACTACTAAAACAATATGTACAGGAGTTGAGATGTTTCGTAAGTTATTAGACGAAGGTCGTGCTGGAGAAAATGTAGGAATTTTATTAAGAGGTACAAAACGTGATGACATTGAACGCGGCCAAGTTCTTGCAAAACCTGGCACTATTCATCCTCATTTAAAATTTGAATCTGAAGTATATGTTTTATCAAAAGAAGAAGGTGGAAGACATACTCCGTTTTTTAAAGGATATCGTCCTCAATTTTATTTTCGTACCACTGATGTTACAGGTTCTATTGAATTACCTGAAAATGTAGAAATGGTGATGCCTGGAGATAATATAAAAATGGTTGTTAATTTAATACATCCAATTGCAATGGCTGAAGGATTACGTTTTGCTATTAGAGAAGGAGGACGGACAGTTGGGGCTGGTGTAGTTACAAAAGTGATTGCATAA
- a CDS encoding alpha/beta fold hydrolase: MKKIIHQSIFGKGKIHLVFLHGWGLYSMVWNKIIPILKPYFTLHIIDLPGFGKNINCPIMNLDQISIYLINTVKNKAIWIGWSMSGLIVHYLGLNYPHNILAVIYITSSPFFIQTKIWPGIPINLLKSIKKKILINYTEFLMQFNLIHVINVTQNSKYNFTIKKNFFQKYPNPRKQAIEIGYQWLKKIDYRTIQLSKNIPILQIYGELDNLVPIQTCQIIQSLRKNYNSIVIDGAKHAPFLSHPNIFCNILQKFIKDLYLI, translated from the coding sequence ATGAAAAAAATAATACATCAATCTATATTTGGAAAAGGAAAAATACATCTAGTATTTTTACATGGATGGGGTCTATATTCCATGGTTTGGAATAAAATAATCCCTATATTAAAACCGTATTTTACTTTACATATTATTGATCTACCTGGATTCGGTAAAAATATTAATTGCCCAATTATGAACTTAGATCAAATATCTATTTATTTAATAAATACAGTAAAAAACAAAGCTATTTGGATAGGGTGGTCAATGAGCGGATTAATTGTACACTATTTAGGATTAAATTATCCGCATAATATACTTGCAGTAATTTATATAACATCATCGCCGTTTTTTATACAAACTAAAATATGGCCGGGTATACCAATTAATTTATTAAAATCTATAAAAAAAAAAATTTTAATAAATTATACAGAATTTTTAATGCAATTTAATTTAATACACGTTATTAACGTAACACAAAATAGTAAATATAATTTTACAATAAAAAAAAATTTTTTTCAAAAATATCCTAATCCAAGAAAACAAGCAATTGAAATAGGATATCAATGGTTAAAAAAAATCGATTATAGAACAATACAATTATCTAAAAATATTCCAATATTACAAATATATGGAGAATTAGATAATCTAGTACCTATACAAACATGCCAAATAATACAATCTTTACGGAAAAATTATAATTCTATTGTTATAGATGGCGCTAAACATGCACCATTTTTATCACACCCTAATATTTTTTGTAATATATTACAAAAATTTATAAAAGATTTATATTTAATATGA
- a CDS encoding NfuA family Fe-S biogenesis protein, whose amino-acid sequence MITISDLAEQYIASLLSKQSKGTNIRIFINSPGTMYAECGMSYCDYQDIDTTKDKKISYVKFKIYFRKYLKPFLKNSKIDLIKNNLNSQITLNAPNAKLLKKSKKFSQLECKIKNFLYTHINPKLSLHGGSVTLIKVNKLGVVFLKFLGGCNGCSMINTTVQVGIEKELIKYFPEISRIEDVTNHISGQHSYY is encoded by the coding sequence ATGATTACAATTTCTGATTTGGCTGAACAATATATAGCTAGTTTACTATCTAAACAAAGCAAAGGAACAAATATTAGAATTTTTATAAACTCTCCTGGTACTATGTATGCTGAATGTGGAATGTCGTATTGTGATTACCAAGATATTGACACCACTAAAGATAAAAAAATTTCTTATGTTAAGTTTAAGATTTATTTTCGTAAATATTTAAAACCATTTTTAAAAAATTCTAAAATAGATCTTATTAAAAATAATTTAAATTCGCAAATTACTTTAAATGCTCCAAATGCAAAGTTATTAAAAAAATCAAAAAAATTTTCTCAATTAGAGTGTAAGATAAAAAATTTTTTGTATACTCACATTAACCCGAAATTATCATTACATGGCGGTTCTGTTACTTTAATTAAAGTAAATAAATTAGGAGTAGTATTTTTAAAATTTTTAGGAGGTTGTAATGGATGTTCTATGATAAATACTACTGTACAAGTTGGTATAGAGAAAGAATTAATTAAATATTTTCCTGAAATTTCTAGAATAGAAGATGTAACTAATCATATTTCGGGTCAACATTCGTATTATTAA
- the tusC gene encoding sulfurtransferase complex subunit TusC produces MKSIAFIFSHSPHGDTCSKEGLDFIISCSLFYKKISLFFINDGVLQLMRHQKPELICLHNYSLSFKILLLYEITDFFFAKNQRINVV; encoded by the coding sequence ATGAAATCAATTGCTTTTATTTTTTCTCATTCTCCACACGGAGATACTTGTAGTAAAGAAGGACTAGATTTTATTATTTCTTGTTCTTTATTTTATAAGAAAATTTCTCTTTTTTTTATTAATGATGGTGTTTTACAGTTAATGCGACATCAAAAACCAGAGTTAATTTGTTTACATAATTATTCTCTTTCGTTTAAAATTTTATTATTATATGAAATAACAGATTTTTTTTTTGCAAAAAATCAGCGTATCAACGTGGTTTAA
- the aroB gene encoding 3-dehydroquinate synthase gives MVYKISVSLDHSSYDIHIYNKFSSNLSIPTIILNNKNSVIITNDTVRSIIAKKKYTYINKIIKNIPFFTIKDGESYKNLQVVESIIHFLLEKSYGRDVTLIALGGGVIGDITGFVASIYQRGVNFFQIPTTLLAQVDASIGGKTGVNHKLGKNMIGSFWQPNGVFIDINFLFTLPREHIISGMAEIIKYAIIFDKKFFIWLEENLLKILSLQEKELLFCIKKCCELKARVIQNDEKENNIRIFLNLGHSFAHAIETYTGYGKWLHGYAVSVGIIMASYLSVQLNLLHECNFFRIVKILYNIGLPIKGPKKMLPDDYILLMLRDKKVLNKIMRLVVPVDIGKVKLVSSVKESVLLNSIRNCQEQIYKF, from the coding sequence ATGGTATACAAAATTAGTGTTAGTTTAGATCATAGTAGCTATGATATACATATTTATAATAAATTTTCATCAAATTTATCTATACCTACTATTATTTTAAATAATAAGAATAGCGTTATCATTACAAATGATACAGTTAGAAGTATTATTGCAAAAAAAAAATATACTTATATTAACAAAATTATAAAAAATATACCGTTTTTTACTATTAAGGATGGAGAATCTTATAAAAATTTACAAGTAGTAGAAAGTATAATACATTTTTTATTAGAAAAATCATATGGTCGTGATGTTACATTAATTGCATTAGGAGGAGGTGTTATTGGAGATATAACCGGTTTTGTTGCTTCAATATATCAGCGAGGCGTTAATTTTTTTCAGATTCCAACTACTTTATTGGCACAAGTAGACGCGTCTATAGGTGGAAAAACAGGTGTAAATCACAAATTAGGAAAAAACATGATAGGTTCTTTTTGGCAACCTAATGGTGTTTTTATTGATATAAATTTTTTATTCACATTACCGCGAGAACATATTATTTCTGGAATGGCTGAAATTATTAAATATGCTATTATTTTTGATAAAAAATTTTTTATTTGGTTAGAAGAAAATTTACTAAAAATATTAAGTTTACAGGAAAAGGAATTACTATTTTGTATAAAAAAATGTTGTGAACTTAAGGCTCGTGTCATTCAAAATGATGAAAAAGAAAATAATATACGAATTTTTTTAAATTTAGGACATAGCTTTGCTCATGCTATTGAAACGTACACCGGATATGGAAAGTGGTTACATGGTTATGCGGTATCTGTTGGCATTATTATGGCTTCTTATTTGTCTGTTCAATTAAATTTATTGCATGAGTGTAATTTTTTTAGAATAGTAAAAATTTTATATAATATCGGATTACCAATTAAAGGGCCTAAAAAAATGTTGCCAGATGATTATATTTTATTAATGTTACGTGATAAAAAAGTTTTAAATAAAATAATGAGATTAGTTGTCCCGGTAGATATTGGAAAAGTGAAATTGGTTTCATCTGTAAAGGAGTCTGTTTTGTTAAATTCTATTCGTAATTGTCAGGAACAAATATATAAATTTTAA